The following coding sequences lie in one Gouania willdenowi chromosome 5, fGouWil2.1, whole genome shotgun sequence genomic window:
- the LOC114463723 gene encoding DEP domain-containing mTOR-interacting protein isoform X2 — MEKTGSIKRKAVARHHKAEVMIAGEQLRLKLHDGKLIKERRYHLRTYPNCFVAEELIDWLVNHKEAIDRATAVCLMQHLMDHDIVHHVLDKQPVFKDANLLYRFRKDDGTFPFNTEVKIFMRGQRLYEHLIADKNSILRLREEHGVSYHRSFPGCQFIDWLLQNGETESRRQGLELSRALQEHGIIQHVTKKHDFFDSGLLYQFCINFRRRRRLSELLNESEQDNDDSVVASAQNDHHLDSPFVVHKSLQGRNNAFQSEGSHKDLKQLTSGRRGSLNALQLHSDGFPSLPVAVVKFNPKSGDWRCFGLWLHCQRCSSMLRAGCGSWKSCSSCWSSGVSVCVPGEWTVCPLPGLQNRLQTGDDWTSDSCARGYGATGIKPFDLHSVFVY; from the exons ATGGAGAAAACAGGTAGCATTAAGAGAAAAGCTGTGGCCCGACACCATAAGGCTGAAGTCATGATCGCAGGTGAACAACTCAG GTTGAAACTTCACGATGGAAAACTGATCAAGGAGAGACGCTACCACCTGCGAACATATCCCAACTGTTTCGTGGCAGAGGAGCTCATTGATTGGCTGGTGAACCATAAGGAAGCTATTGATCGAGCCACAGCTGTGTGTCTCATGCAGCACCTCATGGACCACGACATCGTTCACCACG TATTGGATAAGCAGCCTGTGTTCAAGGACGCCAATCTGCTGTACCGCTTTCGTAAGGACGACGGCACATTTCCCTTCAACACGGAGGTGAAAATCTTCATGCGAGGACAACGACTGTATGAACA TCTAATTGCAGACAAGAACTCGATTCTCAGGTTGAGAGAAGAGCATGGTGTTTCATATCACCGCTCATTCCCTGGCTGCCAGTTCATTGACTGGCTCCTTCAGAACGGAGAGACAGAGAGCCGGCGTCAGGGCCTGGAGCTGAGCCGAGCCCTGCAGGAGCATGGCATCATTCAGCATG TCACAAAGAAGCATGATTTCTTTGACAGCGGCTTGCTCTATCAGTTCTGCATTAATTTTCGCCGGCGCAGGCGTCTTTCTGAGCTGCTCAATGAAAGCGAGCAAGACAACGATGACAGCGTAGTGGCCTCAGCACAAAACGACCACCACCTCGACAGTCCGTTTGTTGTACACAAAAGCCTTCAAGGGCGAAACAACGCTTTCCAGTCAG AAGGATCCCACAAAGACCTAAAGCAGCTTACCAGTGGGAGAAGAGGCAGCTTGAACGCCCTCCAGCTTCACTCTGATGGATTCCCTTCTCTTCCAGTTGCAGTCGTGAAATTTAATCCTAAATCAG GTGATTGGAGATGCTTTGGGTTGTGGCTTCATTGTCAGAGGTGTAGCTCCATGCTACGTGCAGGCTGTGGATCCTGGAAGTCCTGCAGCAGCTGCTGGAGTTCAG GTGTGTCAGTTTGTGTGCCAGGTGAATGGACAGTGTGTCCTCTACCTGGACTACAGAACCGTCTCCAGACTGGTGATGACTGGACCTCGGACTCTTGTGCTCGAGGTTATGGAGCCACAGGAATAAAACCATTTGATTTACATTCTGTTTTTGTATACTAG
- the adnpa gene encoding activity-dependent neuroprotective protein a: MYQLPVYNLARIRKARKQVKRALGDIGLDFCKEAFEDFKEFCPDEQFVKNTYCLDICGWDPSYSKSQVYRSKPFCCTECRFASKYYSGYKNHFRSVHSKTFDNRTLIHCPYCTFIESKKVVETHVKIFHVPSSARPNSLQAAQLGKKGKLEKAKQGDGAKPVYFCKKCTFRDTLYNVVRRHIYREHFQHVVAPYLGMVSDSSKNGSSPFSGNNIFCKRCQFSTRSYEVLVQHVVEYHERIGAQVTIMIGHANVVLPSFQAQPLMSPKALLTAKRAPTYRRDMVAQTAIGYLKPLALKGKPTSPATQVRVTVPCNSTAAEITSASVNTRQTQKWKICTVCNELFPENLYGAHFESAHKAKKVWATAKYIMKIHNFTSKCFHCNRYLPSDTLMNHMLIHGLTCPQCQATFHTVEKITEHAAEAHPNEFVTPPGVTPLTFDLTLKQDKPCNIQLAVLTFNMKEQVNGQNQSKAAHNLNSSLVELNASRALENEGASVGALGSAIAKVVCPLCFTILKGRLTDALAIHLRDRHQVLQTMHPVEKKMTYKCIHCLGVYTSNMVASTITLHLVQCRAVGRSLSSFGFKSALTLNSSGAGFLKRQSPSQASGYVKKMRLNKEPKGATSAKNAESEEFALDPRSYEHNTYEARKNFLTAYFNRRPYISTQEEESLSTSLWLWKSDISKHFESKRKLCVSSCKDKKTQVLLGFDMQALKKVQHDINFIESNVDPLTRKVGRLKSGFTISEKTKMSKTQTPLTSTFSECTETISIDSDNEPEPDQPTENGDINTNHVKDAQSEEAVNLTEESVEEITEISEETAKEKEISPKNEKTDDCENH; the protein is encoded by the exons ATGTATCAGCTCCCAGTATACAACCTGGCACGGATCAGGAAAGCCAGAAAACAAGTGAAGAGAGCTCTGGGAGACATTGGACTGGACTTCTGCAAGGAAGCATTTGAG gactTTAAAGAATTTTGCCCCGATGAACAGTTTGTGAAAAATACGTATTGCCTTGATATTTGTGGATGGGATCCATCATACTCAAAATCGCAG GTGTACCGATCAAAGCCATTTTGCTGCACGGAATGCCGGTTTGCTTCCAAATACTACTCAGGCTATAAGAATCACTTCCGCAGCGTACACAGCAAAACCTTTGACAACCGGACTCTGATCCACTGTCCGTACTGCACGTTCATCGAGAGCAAAAAGGTTGTGGAGACTCACGTTAAAATATTTCACGTTCCCAGTTCAGCACGGCCAAACAGTCTACAGGCCGCTCAGTTGGGAAAGAAGGGCAAACTTGAAAAGGCAAAGCAAGGAGACGGCGCAAAACCAGTCTACTTCTGCAAAAAATGCACGTTCCGCGACACGCTATACAACGTTGTGCGTCGGCACATCTACAGGGAGCATTTTCAGCACGTCGTCGCGCCGTACCTCGGAATGGTTTCCGATTCGTCCAAAAATGGTTCCAGTCCTTTTAGCGGAAACAACATTTTCTGCAAGCGATGCCAGTTTTCCACTCGCAGCTACGAGGTGCTGGTACAGCACGTGGTGGAGTACCATGAACGCATCGGAGCTCAGGTCACTATCATGATCGGACACGCTAATGTGGTTTTGCCCAGTTTTCAGGCTCAACCTTTAATGTCTCCAAAGGCACTTCTGACTGCGAAGAGGGCTCCAACGTACAGGCGCGATATGGTGGCACAGACGGCTATCGGCTATTTAAAACCTCTGGCCCTTAAGGGTAAACCCACCTCTCCAGCAACTCAGGTGCGCGTCACCGTCCCTTGCAACAGCACGGCCGCCGAGATCACTTCCGCGAGTGTGAACACACGCCAGACTCAGAAGTGGAAGATATGCACCGTTTGCAATGAGCTGTTTCCTGAAAACCTCTACGGCGCTCATTTTGAGAGTGCGCACAAAGCGAAAAAGGTGTGGGCGACGGCCAAGTACATCATGAAGATCCACAACTTCACTAGCAAGTGTTTCCACTGCAACCGCTACCTGCCCAGTGACACGCTGATGAACCACATGCTAATCCACGGGCTAACCTGTCCACAGTGCCAAGCCACTTTCCATACCGTCGAGAAGATTACGGAGCACGCAGCTGAGGCGCACCCGAACGAGTTTGTGACGCCCCCTGGGGTGACGCCTTTAACCTTTGACCTCACCCTTAAGCAAGACAAACCGTGTAACATTCAGCTCGCTGTTCTCACCTTCAACATGAAGGAGCAGGTGAACGGACAGAATCAGTCGAAAGCCGCCCACAACTTGAACTCGTCGCTTGTTGAACTAAATGCATCTCGAGCGTTAGAGAATGAAGGAGCATCCGTTGGAGCCTTGGGCTCGGCCATTGCAAAGGTTGTGTGTCCACTCTGCTTCACCATCCTCAAAGGTCGCCTCACCGATGCGTTAGCCATACATCTGAGAGATCGACATCAAGTGCTGCAAACCATGCATCCCGTTGAAAAGAAGATGACCTACAAGTGCATCCATTGTTTGGGGGTGTACACCAGTAACATGGTCGCGTCCACCATCACGCTGCACCTTGTTCAATGCAGAGCTGTGGGCAGGAGCCTATCAAGCTTCGGCTTTAAGTCGGCCTTGACACTCAACTCCTCGGGGGCTGGTTTTCTCAAGCGGCAGTCGCCTTCACAGGCTAGTGGCTATGTTAAGAAGATGAGGCTAAACAAAGAACCGAAGGGCGCCACTTCTGCAAAAAACGCTGAATCCGAGGAGTTCGCACTGGATCCGAGAAGCTATGAGCACAACACATATGAGGCTAGGAAGAACTTCCTAACGGCCTACTTCAACAGGCGACCGTACATTTCTACCCAAGAAGAGGAAAGTCTCTCGACAAGTCTGTGGCTCTGGAAGTCTGACATTTCAAAGCACTTTGAATCCAAGCGGAAGTTGTGCGTGAGTAGTTGTAAGGATAAGAAAACGCAAGTGCTGCTTGGCTTTGACATGCAAGCACTAAAGAAAGTGCAACATGACATTAACTTTATCGAGAGCAACGTTGACCCGTTGACGAGGAAGGTCGGACGCCTCAAATCAGGTTTTACCATTTCGGAAAAGACGAAGATGAGCAAAACGCAAACGCCTTTAACCTCAACATTCAGCGAGTGCACGGAAACCATCTCCATTGATTCGGACAACGAACCAGAACCGGATCAACCCACTGAAAACGGCGACATCAACACAAACCACGTTAAGGATGCACAGAGCGAGGAGGCGGTGAACCTGACGGAGGAAAGTGTAGAGGAAATAACAGAAATTTCAGAAGAAACCGCCAAAGAAAAGGAAATCTCtccaaaaaatgagaaaacggACGACTGTGAGAATCATTAG
- the LOC114463536 gene encoding bcl-2-like protein 1, whose product MAPVNRELVKFFLCHRLAQRDFPTSPLRLQDTRDRTVVEKEKASPTAGNGLQDRDGVIPPRHGDDDVEAVKLALVESADEFELLFTQAFNDLATQLQITPDTAYSSFKSVMDEVFKDGVNWGRIVGLFVFGGVLCLECSEKDMSELVPRIADWMTMYLDENINEWIESEGGGWASFAQIFGQDAAAKARKARTSMKRWFLFGAVVLTGVLFLVCYVKRR is encoded by the exons ATGGCGCCCGTCAACAGAGAACTTGTGAAGTTTTTTTTGTGCCACCGACTGGCTCAGAGGGACTTTCCCACATCCCCGCTGAGGCTGCAGGATACCAGGGACAGGACGGTGGTGGAGAAGGAAAAGGCCAGCCCGACTGCCGGTAACGGCCTCCAGGACAGAGACGGGGTGATCCCACCTCGCCACGGCGATGACGACGTGGAGGCGGTGAAGTTGGCGCTCGTGGAGTCAGCCGACGAGTTTGAACTCCTCTTCACGCAAGCGTTTAACGACCTGGCCACGCAGCTGCAGATCACCCCCGACACGGCCTACAGCAGCTTCAAAAGCGTCATGGACGAGGTGTTCAAGGACGGCGTCAACTGGGGACGCATCGTGGGCCTTTTTGTCTTCGGAGGTGTGTTGTGCTTGGAGTGTTCAGAGAAGGACATGAGCGAGCTGGTGCCCCGCATTGCAGACTGGATGACCATGTACCTGGATGAGAACATCAACGAGTGGATAGAGAGCGAAGGAGGAGGATGG GCTTCCTTTGCCCAGATCTTCGGACAGGACGCGGCTGCCAAGGCGAGGAAAGCTCGGACCAGTATGAAACGGTGGTTCTTGTTTGGTGCCGTTGTGCTCACAGGAGTTCTGTTTCTCGTCTGCTACGTCAAGAGACGGTGA
- the LOC114463723 gene encoding DEP domain-containing mTOR-interacting protein isoform X3 gives MQHLMDHDIVHHVLDKQPVFKDANLLYRFRKDDGTFPFNTEVKIFMRGQRLYEHLIADKNSILRLREEHGVSYHRSFPGCQFIDWLLQNGETESRRQGLELSRALQEHGIIQHVTKKHDFFDSGLLYQFCINFRRRRRLSELLNESEQDNDDSVVASAQNDHHLDSPFVVHKSLQGRNNAFQSEGSHKDLKQLTSGRRGSLNALQLHSDGFPSLPVAVVKFNPKSVLKRRVTCEELLSPGAPFIKKVLTVIGDALGCGFIVRGVAPCYVQAVDPGSPAAAAGVQVCQFVCQVNGQCVLYLDYRTVSRLVMTGPRTLVLEVMEPQE, from the exons ATGCAGCACCTCATGGACCACGACATCGTTCACCACG TATTGGATAAGCAGCCTGTGTTCAAGGACGCCAATCTGCTGTACCGCTTTCGTAAGGACGACGGCACATTTCCCTTCAACACGGAGGTGAAAATCTTCATGCGAGGACAACGACTGTATGAACA TCTAATTGCAGACAAGAACTCGATTCTCAGGTTGAGAGAAGAGCATGGTGTTTCATATCACCGCTCATTCCCTGGCTGCCAGTTCATTGACTGGCTCCTTCAGAACGGAGAGACAGAGAGCCGGCGTCAGGGCCTGGAGCTGAGCCGAGCCCTGCAGGAGCATGGCATCATTCAGCATG TCACAAAGAAGCATGATTTCTTTGACAGCGGCTTGCTCTATCAGTTCTGCATTAATTTTCGCCGGCGCAGGCGTCTTTCTGAGCTGCTCAATGAAAGCGAGCAAGACAACGATGACAGCGTAGTGGCCTCAGCACAAAACGACCACCACCTCGACAGTCCGTTTGTTGTACACAAAAGCCTTCAAGGGCGAAACAACGCTTTCCAGTCAG AAGGATCCCACAAAGACCTAAAGCAGCTTACCAGTGGGAGAAGAGGCAGCTTGAACGCCCTCCAGCTTCACTCTGATGGATTCCCTTCTCTTCCAGTTGCAGTCGTGAAATTTAATCCTAAATCAG TGTTAAAAAGACGTGTTACATGTGAGGAGTTACTGTCACCAGGAGCACCATTCATTAAGAAAGTGCTGACG GTGATTGGAGATGCTTTGGGTTGTGGCTTCATTGTCAGAGGTGTAGCTCCATGCTACGTGCAGGCTGTGGATCCTGGAAGTCCTGCAGCAGCTGCTGGAGTTCAG GTGTGTCAGTTTGTGTGCCAGGTGAATGGACAGTGTGTCCTCTACCTGGACTACAGAACCGTCTCCAGACTGGTGATGACTGGACCTCGGACTCTTGTGCTCGAGGTTATGGAGCCACAGGAATAA
- the LOC114463723 gene encoding DEP domain-containing mTOR-interacting protein isoform X4, whose amino-acid sequence MEKTGSIKRKAVARHHKAEVMIAGEQLRLKLHDGKLIKERRYHLRTYPNCFVAEELIDWLVNHKEAIDRATAVCLMQHLMDHDIVHHVLDKQPVFKDANLLYRFRKDDGTFPFNTEVKIFMRGQRLYEHLIADKNSILRLREEHGVSYHRSFPGCQFIDWLLQNGETESRRQGLELSRALQEHGIIQHVTKKHDFFDSGLLYQFCINFRRRRRLSELLNESEQDNDDSVVASAQNDHHLDSPFVVHKSLQGRNNAFQSEGSHKDLKQLTSGRRGSLNALQLHSDGFPSLPVAVVKFNPKSVLKRRVTCEELLSPGAPFIKKVLTVIGDALGCGFIVRGVAPCYVQAVDPGSPAAAAGVQVCQFVCQVNGQCVLYLDYRTVSRLVMTGPRTLVLEVMEPQE is encoded by the exons ATGGAGAAAACAGGTAGCATTAAGAGAAAAGCTGTGGCCCGACACCATAAGGCTGAAGTCATGATCGCAGGTGAACAACTCAG GTTGAAACTTCACGATGGAAAACTGATCAAGGAGAGACGCTACCACCTGCGAACATATCCCAACTGTTTCGTGGCAGAGGAGCTCATTGATTGGCTGGTGAACCATAAGGAAGCTATTGATCGAGCCACAGCTGTGTGTCTCATGCAGCACCTCATGGACCACGACATCGTTCACCACG TATTGGATAAGCAGCCTGTGTTCAAGGACGCCAATCTGCTGTACCGCTTTCGTAAGGACGACGGCACATTTCCCTTCAACACGGAGGTGAAAATCTTCATGCGAGGACAACGACTGTATGAACA TCTAATTGCAGACAAGAACTCGATTCTCAGGTTGAGAGAAGAGCATGGTGTTTCATATCACCGCTCATTCCCTGGCTGCCAGTTCATTGACTGGCTCCTTCAGAACGGAGAGACAGAGAGCCGGCGTCAGGGCCTGGAGCTGAGCCGAGCCCTGCAGGAGCATGGCATCATTCAGCATG TCACAAAGAAGCATGATTTCTTTGACAGCGGCTTGCTCTATCAGTTCTGCATTAATTTTCGCCGGCGCAGGCGTCTTTCTGAGCTGCTCAATGAAAGCGAGCAAGACAACGATGACAGCGTAGTGGCCTCAGCACAAAACGACCACCACCTCGACAGTCCGTTTGTTGTACACAAAAGCCTTCAAGGGCGAAACAACGCTTTCCAGTCAG AAGGATCCCACAAAGACCTAAAGCAGCTTACCAGTGGGAGAAGAGGCAGCTTGAACGCCCTCCAGCTTCACTCTGATGGATTCCCTTCTCTTCCAGTTGCAGTCGTGAAATTTAATCCTAAATCAG TGTTAAAAAGACGTGTTACATGTGAGGAGTTACTGTCACCAGGAGCACCATTCATTAAGAAAGTGCTGACG GTGATTGGAGATGCTTTGGGTTGTGGCTTCATTGTCAGAGGTGTAGCTCCATGCTACGTGCAGGCTGTGGATCCTGGAAGTCCTGCAGCAGCTGCTGGAGTTCAG GTGTGTCAGTTTGTGTGCCAGGTGAATGGACAGTGTGTCCTCTACCTGGACTACAGAACCGTCTCCAGACTGGTGATGACTGGACCTCGGACTCTTGTGCTCGAGGTTATGGAGCCACAGGAATAA
- the mafbb gene encoding v-maf avian musculoaponeurotic fibrosarcoma oncogene homolog Bb, which yields MTAEAHAHTKGPHKPTAMDFVSEFDLMKFGVKKETVHGLDRTFIGPCSQIQRPDSVSSTPGSTPCNSVPSSPNLVPNEQRNNPGNDHFWIPNNGGYPQQMYPQTFGLTPEDAVEALIGVTAPQGHPSAPHGHMAPHFQSDYEGYGHLSEPVQQYPGLPDMQGINCPEPYLKDETELTSPESPEDQQQVTGAHHPLQPPHHHNHHHHHHRRSSSADAHFSDDQLVSMSVRELNRLLRGLSKDEVMRLKQKRRTLKNRGYAQSCRYKRVQQKHVLEHEKTSLVTQVEHLKHELSRLMRERDAYKLKCEKLSGENCYHEAGSTSDNPSSPEPEYLM from the coding sequence ATGACCGCTGAGGCGCACGCACACACCAAGGGACCCCACAAACCCACCGCCATGGATTTCGTCAGTGAATTTGACTTGATGAAGTTCGGTGTGAAGAAAGAGACGGTGCACGGTCTGGATCGCACCTTCATCGGCCCGTGCAGCCAGATCCAGAGACCGGACTCGGTGTCCTCCACCCCGGGCAGCACGCCCTGCAACTCGGTCCCCTCGTCCCCCAACCTGGTCCCCAACGAGCAGAGGAACAACCCGGGGAACGACCACTTTTGGATACCTAACAACGGTGGGTACCCTCAGCAGATGTACCCTCAAACTTTTGGTCTGACACCCGAAGACGCAGTGGAGGCCCTGATCGGGGTCACGGCCCCGCAGGGACACCCCAGTGCGCCCCACGGCCACATGGCCCCGCATTTCCAGAGTGATTACGAGGGGTACGGTCACCTGTCCGAGCCCGTGCAGCAGTACCCGGGCCTGCCCGACATGCAGGGCATCAACTGCCCAGAGCCCTATCTGAAGGACGAGACGGAGCTCACGTCCCCGGAGTCCCCCGAGGACCAGCAGCAGGTGACCGGTGCGCACCACCCGCTCCAGCCTCCCCACCAccacaaccaccaccaccaccaccaccggcGCTCCTCCAGTGCAGACGCGCACTTCTCCGACGACCAGCTGGTGTCCATGTCCGTCCGGGAGCTGAACCGGCTCCTCAGGGGCCTCAGCAAGGACGAGGTGATGCGTCTGAAGCAGAAGCGTCGGACCCTGAAAAACCGCGGCTACGCGCAGTCCTGCCGCTACAAGCGCGTGCAGCAGAAGCACGTCCTGGAGCACGAGAAGACCAGCCTGGTGACGCAGGTGGAGCATCTGAAGCACGAGCTCAGCAGACTGATGCGCGAGCGGGACGCCTACAAGTTAAAGTGTGAGAAACTGTCCGGTGAGAACTGTTACCATGAAGCGGGTTCCACCAGCGACAACCCGTCCTCACCCGAGCCCGAGTACCTCATGTGA
- the LOC114463723 gene encoding DEP domain-containing mTOR-interacting protein isoform X1 yields the protein MEKTGSIKRKAVARHHKAEVMIAGEQLRLKLHDGKLIKERRYHLRTYPNCFVAEELIDWLVNHKEAIDRATAVCLMQHLMDHDIVHHVLDKQPVFKDANLLYRFRKDDGTFPFNTEVKIFMRGQRLYEHLIADKNSILRLREEHGVSYHRSFPGCQFIDWLLQNGETESRRQGLELSRALQEHGIIQHVTKKHDFFDSGLLYQFCINFRRRRRLSELLNESEQDNDDSVVASAQNDHHLDSPFVVHKSLQGRNNAFQSGSHKDLKQLTSGRRGSLNALQLHSDGFPSLPVAVVKFNPKSVLKRRVTCEELLSPGAPFIKKVLTVIGDALGCGFIVRGVAPCYVQAVDPGSPAAAAGVQVCQFVCQVNGQCVLYLDYRTVSRLVMTGPRTLVLEVMEPQE from the exons ATGGAGAAAACAGGTAGCATTAAGAGAAAAGCTGTGGCCCGACACCATAAGGCTGAAGTCATGATCGCAGGTGAACAACTCAG GTTGAAACTTCACGATGGAAAACTGATCAAGGAGAGACGCTACCACCTGCGAACATATCCCAACTGTTTCGTGGCAGAGGAGCTCATTGATTGGCTGGTGAACCATAAGGAAGCTATTGATCGAGCCACAGCTGTGTGTCTCATGCAGCACCTCATGGACCACGACATCGTTCACCACG TATTGGATAAGCAGCCTGTGTTCAAGGACGCCAATCTGCTGTACCGCTTTCGTAAGGACGACGGCACATTTCCCTTCAACACGGAGGTGAAAATCTTCATGCGAGGACAACGACTGTATGAACA TCTAATTGCAGACAAGAACTCGATTCTCAGGTTGAGAGAAGAGCATGGTGTTTCATATCACCGCTCATTCCCTGGCTGCCAGTTCATTGACTGGCTCCTTCAGAACGGAGAGACAGAGAGCCGGCGTCAGGGCCTGGAGCTGAGCCGAGCCCTGCAGGAGCATGGCATCATTCAGCATG TCACAAAGAAGCATGATTTCTTTGACAGCGGCTTGCTCTATCAGTTCTGCATTAATTTTCGCCGGCGCAGGCGTCTTTCTGAGCTGCTCAATGAAAGCGAGCAAGACAACGATGACAGCGTAGTGGCCTCAGCACAAAACGACCACCACCTCGACAGTCCGTTTGTTGTACACAAAAGCCTTCAAGGGCGAAACAACGCTTTCCAGTCAG GATCCCACAAAGACCTAAAGCAGCTTACCAGTGGGAGAAGAGGCAGCTTGAACGCCCTCCAGCTTCACTCTGATGGATTCCCTTCTCTTCCAGTTGCAGTCGTGAAATTTAATCCTAAATCAG TGTTAAAAAGACGTGTTACATGTGAGGAGTTACTGTCACCAGGAGCACCATTCATTAAGAAAGTGCTGACG GTGATTGGAGATGCTTTGGGTTGTGGCTTCATTGTCAGAGGTGTAGCTCCATGCTACGTGCAGGCTGTGGATCCTGGAAGTCCTGCAGCAGCTGCTGGAGTTCAG GTGTGTCAGTTTGTGTGCCAGGTGAATGGACAGTGTGTCCTCTACCTGGACTACAGAACCGTCTCCAGACTGGTGATGACTGGACCTCGGACTCTTGTGCTCGAGGTTATGGAGCCACAGGAATAA